One stretch of Phycisphaerae bacterium DNA includes these proteins:
- a CDS encoding DUF1571 domain-containing protein — MRSETSVPNRSPRSGPTGLYHRVATGRVLTAAAIGIVTILGGCGAPGAKIESRVETPQEQYAREGQRIAADPVACLRRLKTRCDAMEQYQLTFYRQERLGVVPQLTDMETIRARFRKTPFSVKFEWDDERMPFFESVYVAGQNDGKLLIRERHGLLFMPPQVRILDADLPTKIGKAKNPITSFGLAQVTSRSLEAFDDPKTAKVMTINYEGVVDLEPMHRPAHHLVVQRPPMPGYQYTRQDFYIDAETLLPSGTDLWLKDGTLDARYRYTDVRKRTDFTDADFRLDKDHPDGKKHTP, encoded by the coding sequence TTGAGAAGTGAAACCTCCGTCCCAAACCGATCGCCGCGTTCTGGGCCGACCGGCCTGTACCATCGTGTCGCAACCGGCCGAGTCCTCACGGCAGCCGCCATCGGCATCGTCACCATTCTCGGCGGATGCGGTGCACCCGGCGCGAAGATCGAGAGTCGAGTCGAAACACCGCAGGAACAGTACGCTCGCGAGGGGCAACGAATCGCAGCCGATCCCGTGGCCTGCCTGCGGAGGTTGAAGACCCGCTGCGACGCGATGGAACAATATCAGCTCACCTTCTATCGCCAGGAACGGCTGGGAGTTGTGCCGCAACTCACCGACATGGAGACAATCCGGGCCCGATTCCGCAAGACACCCTTCAGCGTCAAGTTCGAGTGGGACGACGAGAGGATGCCGTTTTTCGAATCCGTGTATGTGGCCGGGCAGAACGACGGGAAATTGCTCATCCGCGAACGGCATGGACTGCTGTTTATGCCGCCGCAGGTCCGCATTCTGGATGCAGATCTTCCCACCAAGATCGGCAAGGCGAAAAACCCGATCACCTCGTTCGGCCTGGCCCAGGTTACCAGCCGATCGCTCGAGGCGTTCGACGACCCGAAGACGGCGAAGGTCATGACCATCAACTATGAGGGGGTGGTCGATCTCGAACCCATGCACCGCCCGGCCCACCATCTGGTGGTTCAGCGCCCGCCGATGCCAGGCTACCAGTACACCCGCCAGGACTTCTACATCGATGCCGAGACCCTGCTGCCGTCCGGCACGGATCTCTGGCTCAAAGACGGGACACTCGACGCCCGGTACCGATACACGGATGTCAGGAAACGGACAGACTTCACTGACGCGGATTTCCGGCTGGACAAGGACCATCCGGACGGGAAGAAGCACACCCCATAG
- a CDS encoding glycosyltransferase family 2 protein — MIERLLESETVVSAFLFAYLAILLVVCVYGMHRYQLVHLYYKYRRNTPKARACFLTLPRVTIQLPMYNENVVARRIIDHTCRIDYPRDRLQIQVLDDSTDETVQIARAAVEYWRGRGVDIDYVHRVNREGFKAGALTHGMKTATGEFILIFDADFIPPPEIIRETIHYFTDPRVGMVQARWEHLNREQSLLTKGQAILLDGHFVIEHAARNRSGRFMSFNGTAGLWRRACIEDAGGWQHDTLTEDLDLSYRAQMKGWKFQFLPDLTSPAELPPDMEAFKQQQYRWAKGGAQTCRKLLPMILRSRLPKRIKLEAFFHLTSCTVYVYVVILTLMLYPVVYLKLHVFEEGWGRYLFDASVLLLATCGASTFYIASQRAQFKTWSESLKYIPFLMSLGIGISLNNARAVFAGFFGKPGEFVRTPKFGVTAGDGKFQQQAQVTRRKGRRTRIQPFVELAIGLYLLACLALCLSNHRITIGVPFICLFMVGYLYVPLTTWFGHRLGRHILGDGAEMARDASASSRGVQVESDPLKRSA; from the coding sequence ATGATTGAGCGGCTGCTTGAGAGCGAAACGGTGGTCAGCGCTTTTCTCTTCGCTTACCTGGCCATTCTCCTGGTGGTGTGCGTGTACGGCATGCATCGTTACCAGCTGGTGCATCTCTACTATAAGTATCGCCGCAACACGCCGAAGGCCCGGGCCTGTTTTCTGACGCTTCCCCGAGTGACCATTCAGCTCCCGATGTACAACGAGAACGTGGTTGCCCGGCGGATCATTGATCACACCTGCCGGATCGATTATCCCAGGGATCGGCTCCAGATTCAGGTGCTTGACGACTCAACCGACGAGACGGTTCAGATCGCCCGAGCTGCTGTGGAATACTGGCGCGGACGTGGTGTCGACATTGATTACGTGCACCGCGTCAACCGGGAGGGTTTCAAGGCCGGGGCCCTGACTCACGGCATGAAGACCGCCACCGGAGAGTTCATTCTCATCTTCGACGCGGACTTCATTCCGCCGCCCGAGATCATCCGTGAGACCATTCACTACTTCACCGATCCGCGTGTCGGCATGGTCCAGGCCCGCTGGGAGCACTTGAATCGGGAGCAGTCGCTACTGACCAAGGGACAGGCCATTCTCCTCGATGGTCACTTCGTGATCGAGCACGCAGCCCGAAACCGCTCTGGCCGGTTCATGAGTTTCAACGGCACTGCCGGCCTATGGCGCCGGGCGTGCATTGAGGATGCCGGTGGCTGGCAGCATGACACCCTGACCGAGGACCTCGACCTGTCTTACCGGGCCCAGATGAAGGGCTGGAAGTTCCAGTTTCTGCCCGATCTGACCTCGCCTGCCGAACTGCCCCCGGACATGGAAGCCTTCAAGCAGCAGCAGTACCGCTGGGCCAAGGGTGGTGCCCAGACTTGCCGGAAGCTGCTCCCGATGATCCTCCGTTCCCGGCTGCCCAAGCGGATCAAACTCGAGGCTTTCTTCCACCTGACTTCCTGCACCGTCTATGTGTACGTGGTCATTCTGACCCTCATGCTCTACCCGGTAGTGTATCTCAAGCTGCATGTGTTCGAGGAGGGCTGGGGCCGATACCTGTTTGACGCGTCCGTGCTGCTGCTGGCCACCTGTGGGGCGAGCACCTTCTACATTGCCAGCCAGCGGGCTCAGTTCAAGACGTGGTCGGAGAGTCTCAAGTACATACCCTTCCTGATGTCGCTGGGGATCGGCATCTCGCTGAACAACGCCCGGGCGGTCTTCGCCGGCTTCTTCGGCAAGCCTGGCGAGTTCGTTCGAACGCCGAAGTTTGGGGTGACCGCCGGTGACGGCAAGTTCCAGCAGCAGGCCCAGGTTACCCGGCGGAAGGGCCGCAGGACCCGCATCCAGCCCTTCGTCGAACTGGCGATCGGCCTCTACCTGCTCGCCTGCCTCGCGCTGTGCCTTTCGAACCACCGCATCACCATCGGTGTTCCGTTCATCTGTCTGTTCATGGTGGGATACCTGTATGTCCCGCTCACGACCTGGTTCGGTCACCGGCTGGGCAGGCACATACTCGGCGACGGGGCCGAGATGGCTCGAGACGCTTCGGCGAGTTCCCGCGGGGTCCAGGTGGAGAGTGACCCTTTGAAGAGATCGGCGTAG
- a CDS encoding HIT family protein: MSADPNCIFCKIVAGQIPALRVFEDDGTLAFLDIGPLAEGHLLVVPKEHYARVEDMPPDKMAALARHFPRLVRAVVGVTSAEGCNLLLNNEPVAGQEVPHVHWHVIPRSAADGLGFRWKPSKYATGRGEVVQQLVKDALS; encoded by the coding sequence ATGAGTGCCGATCCCAACTGCATTTTCTGCAAGATCGTCGCAGGACAGATCCCTGCCTTGCGGGTGTTCGAGGATGATGGCACGCTGGCCTTTCTGGATATTGGTCCTCTGGCTGAGGGGCACCTGCTCGTCGTCCCCAAGGAGCACTACGCCCGTGTGGAGGACATGCCGCCGGACAAGATGGCCGCGCTGGCCAGGCACTTTCCCCGGTTGGTGCGTGCGGTGGTGGGGGTCACGTCCGCCGAAGGCTGCAATCTGCTACTCAACAACGAGCCTGTGGCCGGGCAGGAGGTGCCCCATGTTCACTGGCACGTGATTCCCCGCAGCGCGGCCGACGGCCTGGGGTTTCGGTGGAAACCATCCAAGTACGCGACCGGTCGCGGCGAGGTCGTGCAGCAGTTGGTCAAGGATGCCCTGTCATGA
- the rplQ gene encoding 50S ribosomal protein L17 yields the protein MRHLVARRKLNRTKEHRLALRRNMAQNLFEHGQIRTTLTKAKDVRPFVERLITLARKARTGAPAARLAARQRLTSLLGDRAVIPAENREEYGGMSDAARQRVMRSRSGRRYRLGAARGGQKFTAVSIVNHLIQNVASGFEDRPGGYTRVIPLGKVSKGDSAPRAVLQLVGREESPGTVTRPEKTARQRRTERRYAAAAKAGKMTRKRGSADAEAAPAQVPEAGASSEASGGDKA from the coding sequence ATGAGGCATCTCGTCGCAAGACGAAAACTGAATCGAACGAAGGAGCACCGCCTGGCCCTGCGGCGGAACATGGCCCAGAACCTGTTCGAGCACGGGCAGATCCGCACCACGTTGACCAAGGCCAAGGACGTTCGTCCCTTTGTCGAGCGATTGATTACCCTGGCTCGCAAGGCTCGTACCGGGGCCCCCGCCGCCCGCCTGGCTGCCCGCCAGCGACTGACCTCGCTGCTCGGCGATCGGGCGGTGATTCCGGCCGAGAACCGTGAGGAGTATGGAGGGATGTCGGACGCGGCCCGGCAGAGGGTGATGCGATCCCGCAGCGGGCGGCGGTATCGTCTGGGGGCCGCCCGGGGTGGCCAGAAGTTCACGGCCGTCTCCATCGTCAACCACTTGATCCAGAACGTCGCCTCCGGGTTCGAGGATCGGCCGGGTGGATACACCCGGGTTATTCCCCTTGGCAAGGTGAGCAAGGGGGATAGTGCTCCCCGGGCCGTGCTCCAACTGGTTGGCCGGGAGGAGTCTCCCGGCACCGTCACCCGTCCGGAAAAAACCGCTCGCCAGCGACGCACCGAGCGGCGCTATGCAGCGGCCGCCAAAGCGGGTAAAATGACTCGCAAGCGCGGTTCCGCCGATGCCGAGGCTGCGCCGGCGCAGGTGCCGGAAGCGGGTGCTTCCAGTGAGGCCTCGGGCGGCGACAAGGCGTAG
- a CDS encoding DNA-directed RNA polymerase subunit alpha has translation MRTRWRGLELPTQVIRDESISTDTYARLLIEPFERGFGTTVGNSLRRILLSSLEGAAVTKVRIAGASHEFMSLPGVMEDVTDIILNIKNLVLRMESEGEKTMKLVRKGPGEVFARDIEPDASIQIINQGQLIATLTEPVELSIEFWVSPGRGYRTSEENQTGSDELGVIAVDSVFSPVTRVRYKTEETRVGQRTNYDRLIMEIWTKGTIRPEDAMVEAAKILRKHLNPFVGYQELGEETAAAEVPAAEAVAATAVDRDLQERLSMPIAQLDLSVRAGNCLQSAKVSTVGELARMTETDLLKVRSFGRTSLREVKRKLADLGLSLGMTFGATGASSEPGAANAGDSAGQNPVSPASAGNPGDGGDTVPAGVSSN, from the coding sequence ATGCGAACAAGGTGGCGTGGCCTCGAACTGCCGACGCAGGTCATTCGTGATGAGTCTATCAGCACGGACACCTATGCCCGGCTGCTCATCGAACCGTTCGAGCGCGGTTTTGGCACGACGGTCGGTAACAGCCTGCGCCGGATTCTGCTCTCCAGTTTGGAGGGCGCGGCGGTCACCAAAGTACGGATTGCAGGCGCCAGCCACGAGTTCATGAGCCTCCCCGGTGTGATGGAGGACGTGACTGACATCATTTTGAACATCAAGAACCTCGTTCTTCGAATGGAGAGCGAGGGTGAGAAGACCATGAAGTTGGTCCGCAAGGGACCTGGCGAGGTCTTCGCCCGGGACATTGAGCCGGATGCGAGCATCCAGATCATCAACCAGGGGCAGCTGATCGCCACGCTGACCGAGCCGGTCGAGCTGTCCATCGAGTTCTGGGTCAGTCCGGGCCGCGGTTACCGAACCTCGGAAGAGAACCAGACGGGCAGCGACGAATTGGGCGTTATCGCGGTTGACTCGGTTTTTTCGCCGGTCACCCGGGTGCGCTACAAGACCGAGGAGACCCGCGTGGGTCAGCGGACCAATTACGATCGTCTGATCATGGAGATCTGGACCAAGGGCACGATTCGGCCCGAGGACGCCATGGTCGAGGCGGCCAAGATTCTCCGCAAGCACCTCAATCCGTTCGTTGGTTACCAGGAGCTTGGGGAAGAGACGGCCGCGGCGGAAGTTCCGGCCGCGGAAGCGGTCGCCGCGACTGCCGTGGATCGCGATCTGCAGGAGCGGCTGTCCATGCCCATCGCTCAGCTGGATTTATCCGTTCGGGCGGGCAACTGCCTGCAGTCGGCGAAGGTCAGCACGGTGGGTGAGCTAGCCCGCATGACCGAGACCGACCTGTTGAAGGTGAGGAGCTTTGGTCGGACGTCGCTTCGCGAGGTCAAGCGCAAGTTAGCGGACCTGGGCCTGAGCCTGGGAATGACTTTTGGAGCCACCGGTGCGTCGTCGGAGCCGGGGGCGGCGAATGCGGGTGATTCCGCTGGTCAGAACCCGGTCTCTCCCGCGTCGGCCGGCAATCCCGGTGATGGCGGCGACACCGTCCCAGCCGGTGTGAGTTCGAACTAG
- the rpsK gene encoding 30S ribosomal protein S11 translates to MAKGGKKKARRSVSRGIAHIKATFNNTMITITDTAGEVLAWASAGTVGFKGTRKSTPFAATRAAEAAAQAAKKFGLNELEIRVKGPGPGRESAITALQAAGMRIQSIEDVTPLPHNGCRPAKKRRV, encoded by the coding sequence GTGGCTAAAGGTGGCAAGAAGAAAGCTCGCCGGAGCGTATCCCGCGGGATCGCTCACATCAAGGCGACGTTCAACAACACGATGATCACGATTACCGACACGGCGGGCGAAGTGCTGGCCTGGGCCTCGGCCGGAACAGTCGGCTTCAAGGGCACGCGGAAGAGCACGCCGTTCGCCGCCACCCGGGCTGCCGAAGCCGCGGCTCAGGCGGCCAAGAAGTTTGGCTTGAACGAGCTCGAGATCCGCGTCAAGGGGCCCGGTCCCGGTCGCGAGTCGGCCATCACTGCACTCCAGGCGGCGGGCATGCGGATCCAGTCCATTGAGGATGTGACGCCGTTGCCGCACAACGGATGCCGGCCGGCCAAGAAGCGTCGCGTCTAA
- the rpsM gene encoding 30S ribosomal protein S13: MPRIAGVDIPSDKRVEISLRYIYGIGPTLARAVLKEAGIEPGVRAKNLTEDEVARIAGVIDRNYVAEGQLRRQVQQNIARLRDIGCYRGMRHRRGLPVRGQRTRSNARTRKGPKKTVAGKKGVKEMHRG; the protein is encoded by the coding sequence GTGCCGCGTATCGCAGGCGTTGACATACCGAGTGACAAGAGAGTCGAGATCTCGTTGCGTTACATTTACGGGATCGGTCCGACCCTGGCCCGCGCTGTCCTCAAGGAGGCGGGTATCGAACCTGGAGTTCGGGCGAAGAACCTGACCGAGGACGAGGTGGCTCGCATTGCGGGCGTGATCGACCGGAACTATGTGGCCGAGGGCCAGCTCCGTCGCCAGGTGCAGCAGAACATTGCCCGGCTGCGGGACATTGGCTGCTACCGAGGGATGCGGCACCGGCGAGGCCTTCCGGTGCGCGGGCAGCGGACCCGCTCGAATGCCCGGACGCGCAAGGGGCCGAAGAAGACCGTAGCAGGGAAGAAGGGTGTGAAGGAGATGCATCGTGGCTAA
- the rpmJ gene encoding 50S ribosomal protein L36, producing MKVRSSVRRICENCKIIRRRGVVRVICTNPRHKQRQG from the coding sequence ATGAAAGTCCGAAGCAGCGTTCGTCGTATTTGTGAGAACTGTAAGATTATTCGCCGGCGTGGCGTGGTGCGGGTGATCTGCACGAACCCACGGCACAAGCAGCGGCAGGGATGA
- the map gene encoding type I methionyl aminopeptidase, with translation MRGILRRSETAKLKSREELELMRKAGRLVHGVLVRMREMARPGLTTAELNAEADRLIAGAGGEPLFRGQRMKHARFPFPAVLCTSVNDEVVHGIPSERVLNEGDVVSIDCGVRLGGYCGDAATTIPIGKVSGDVERLLRVTEEALSIAIHEVRPKRWWSEVASQMQRHVEAAGFSVVRDFVGHGIGKEMHEEPKVPNYTDARERRMDFMLLPGLVIAVEPMVNMGTASVGYADKTGWPVVTKDGRYAAHFEHTLAVTEYGVEVLTDGH, from the coding sequence ATGAGGGGCATCCTGCGACGATCTGAGACCGCCAAGCTCAAGAGCCGCGAGGAGCTTGAGCTGATGCGAAAGGCGGGAAGGCTGGTGCATGGCGTGCTGGTTCGGATGCGGGAGATGGCCCGGCCCGGGCTGACGACCGCGGAGCTGAACGCGGAAGCGGATCGGTTGATCGCGGGAGCGGGGGGGGAGCCTCTGTTTCGCGGGCAGCGGATGAAACACGCGAGGTTTCCGTTTCCGGCGGTGTTGTGTACCAGCGTCAACGACGAGGTGGTGCACGGGATTCCGTCCGAGCGGGTGTTGAACGAAGGTGACGTCGTCAGTATTGACTGCGGTGTGCGGTTGGGCGGCTATTGCGGCGACGCGGCGACCACGATCCCGATCGGGAAGGTCTCGGGGGACGTCGAGCGGTTGTTGAGGGTGACTGAGGAGGCCCTGAGCATCGCGATCCATGAGGTCCGGCCGAAGCGGTGGTGGAGCGAGGTGGCCAGCCAGATGCAGCGGCACGTGGAGGCTGCGGGTTTCTCGGTGGTCAGGGATTTCGTTGGGCACGGCATCGGCAAGGAAATGCACGAGGAGCCGAAGGTGCCAAACTACACCGACGCGCGGGAGCGGCGGATGGATTTCATGCTGCTTCCGGGTCTGGTCATTGCAGTTGAGCCCATGGTGAACATGGGAACCGCGTCGGTGGGTTATGCGGACAAGACCGGCTGGCCGGTCGTCACGAAGGACGGGCGGTATGCCGCCCATTTTGAGCACACTCTCGCGGTGACGGAGTATGGGGTGGAGGTGCTCACTGACGGGCATTGA
- a CDS encoding adenylate kinase, with translation MNVILFGPPGAGKGTQAERLVSTFGFEHLSSGDVLRAERKSGTALGAKVAGYMDSGALVPDDIIIEVILGRVLKASAEKRSVLLDGFPRTLVQARKLDEALAKAGTKVDVVLSLVVPDGLIVERITGRRISPSGKVYHVKYNPPKVPGVCDETGENLVQRPDDTEAVVKQRLDAYHAQTEVLESYYCAKGVLKQVDGTQDIEVVARQMSDLVRAFAR, from the coding sequence ATGAACGTGATTCTGTTTGGACCTCCGGGTGCTGGCAAGGGCACCCAAGCCGAGCGGCTGGTTTCGACGTTTGGCTTCGAGCACCTCTCCAGCGGGGATGTGCTCCGGGCGGAGCGCAAGAGCGGGACGGCCCTGGGCGCCAAGGTGGCCGGTTACATGGACTCCGGAGCCCTGGTTCCGGACGACATTATCATCGAGGTGATTCTCGGCCGGGTGCTGAAGGCGTCGGCCGAGAAGCGCAGCGTGTTGTTGGACGGTTTCCCGCGGACCCTGGTTCAGGCCCGCAAGCTGGATGAGGCTCTGGCTAAAGCCGGAACGAAGGTGGATGTGGTGCTCTCGCTGGTTGTGCCGGACGGGCTGATTGTGGAGCGGATCACCGGACGGCGCATTTCGCCGAGCGGGAAGGTGTACCACGTGAAGTACAATCCCCCCAAGGTTCCGGGCGTGTGTGACGAGACCGGGGAGAATCTGGTGCAGCGGCCGGACGACACCGAAGCCGTGGTCAAGCAGCGTCTCGATGCTTACCACGCTCAGACCGAAGTCCTGGAGAGCTACTATTGCGCGAAGGGCGTGCTGAAGCAGGTAGACGGCACCCAGGATATCGAGGTCGTCGCTCGGCAGATGAGCGACTTAGTCCGTGCTTTTGCGCGATAG
- the secY gene encoding preprotein translocase subunit SecY: MFSTILNIFRIPELRRKLLFTLGLLMIYRLGFHVPLPGIDQSSMAEALKKQAGDQGGFGQLAAAFALFTGGDLQQSTVFGLGIMPYISAAIIFQLLATVVPALEKLQREGDTGRKKIQEYTRYSTVGLCLIQAVFWINYMQARGYVYADFAGGLQFWLIGVFGLTCGTIFLMWLGEQIDEYGIGNGISLIIMAGIIARIPNAVMYVAENTSFGGSAGTAGSLSPISIAVLIVAFICVVAGTILITQAQRRIPIQQAKHTRGRRVLGGQRQYLPLRVNHGGVMPIIFASSLMIFPGVIFGYLADATNWAFFRFMRDSLQHDGYIYVLCYIALVYFFAYFWTAVQFQPKEMANNLRDYGSFIPGLRPGKRTADYLERVMGRITYVGAAFLSIIAIIPTLVASWMQIPYTVSSFLGGTGLLIVVSVALDMVQRIEANLVMRNYKGFLSSD; the protein is encoded by the coding sequence ATGTTCAGCACGATCCTCAACATCTTCCGGATTCCCGAGTTGCGGCGCAAGCTGTTGTTCACGCTTGGCTTGCTGATGATCTACCGCCTCGGTTTTCACGTGCCCCTGCCAGGTATTGACCAGAGCTCGATGGCTGAAGCCCTCAAGAAGCAGGCCGGCGACCAGGGCGGTTTCGGTCAGCTGGCCGCCGCCTTCGCGCTGTTCACCGGGGGGGATCTGCAGCAGAGCACCGTGTTCGGCCTGGGGATCATGCCGTACATCTCCGCTGCGATCATTTTCCAGCTCCTGGCCACGGTCGTTCCGGCGCTGGAGAAACTGCAGCGCGAAGGGGACACCGGCCGCAAGAAGATCCAGGAGTACACCCGGTATTCGACGGTAGGTTTGTGCCTCATCCAGGCGGTGTTCTGGATCAACTACATGCAGGCTCGCGGCTACGTGTACGCGGATTTCGCGGGTGGGCTGCAGTTCTGGCTGATTGGCGTGTTTGGCCTGACGTGCGGGACCATTTTCCTGATGTGGCTTGGTGAGCAGATCGACGAGTACGGCATCGGCAACGGCATCAGTCTCATCATCATGGCCGGCATCATCGCCCGCATTCCGAACGCGGTGATGTACGTGGCGGAGAACACCTCGTTTGGTGGTTCCGCCGGCACGGCCGGCAGTCTGAGCCCGATCAGCATTGCGGTCCTGATTGTCGCGTTCATTTGTGTGGTCGCGGGGACGATCCTGATTACCCAGGCCCAGCGGAGAATCCCGATCCAGCAGGCCAAGCATACGCGTGGTCGGCGGGTTCTTGGCGGGCAGCGTCAGTATTTGCCTCTGCGGGTCAACCACGGCGGCGTGATGCCGATCATCTTTGCCAGCTCGCTGATGATCTTTCCGGGTGTGATCTTCGGGTATCTGGCTGACGCGACCAACTGGGCGTTCTTTCGCTTCATGCGGGACTCCCTGCAGCACGACGGCTACATTTACGTGCTCTGCTACATCGCCCTGGTGTACTTCTTCGCGTATTTCTGGACTGCGGTTCAGTTCCAGCCGAAGGAGATGGCCAACAACCTCCGCGACTACGGCAGTTTCATTCCGGGCCTGCGGCCGGGCAAGCGTACCGCCGACTACCTCGAGCGGGTCATGGGTCGCATCACTTACGTGGGTGCGGCGTTCCTGTCGATCATTGCCATCATTCCCACCCTGGTGGCCAGTTGGATGCAGATTCCGTACACCGTGTCCTCGTTCCTTGGAGGTACTGGCCTCTTGATTGTGGTCAGCGTTGCCCTGGATATGGTTCAGCGGATCGAGGCCAACCTGGTGATGCGCAACTACAAGGGCTTCCTGAGCAGCGACTGA
- the rplO gene encoding 50S ribosomal protein L15, whose protein sequence is MMITDVTSKAGAKHRAKRLGRGVGSGRGKTAGRGTKGAGAHSSHGAKPLSEGGQTQLFRRLPKRGFSNFGFRTEYQVVNVGTLEDRFEANTHVTPDLLKSVGLIHDPKAPVKILGDGEVGKKLRVEATCFSASAVKKITEAGGQATVIGK, encoded by the coding sequence ATGATGATTACGGACGTGACTTCCAAGGCCGGAGCCAAGCATCGCGCCAAGCGGTTGGGGCGTGGTGTGGGTTCGGGTCGCGGCAAGACTGCGGGTCGCGGCACCAAAGGCGCCGGGGCCCACTCTTCTCACGGGGCCAAGCCTCTGAGCGAGGGTGGCCAGACGCAGCTCTTTCGCCGGCTGCCCAAGCGTGGCTTCAGCAACTTTGGTTTTCGGACCGAGTACCAGGTGGTGAACGTGGGCACCCTCGAGGATCGTTTTGAGGCCAACACCCACGTCACCCCGGACCTGCTCAAGTCGGTCGGACTCATTCACGACCCCAAGGCACCGGTGAAGATTCTGGGTGACGGTGAGGTTGGGAAGAAGCTGCGGGTTGAGGCCACCTGCTTCAGCGCCTCGGCGGTCAAGAAGATTACCGAGGCCGGCGGCCAGGCCACGGTGATCGGCAAGTAG
- the rpsE gene encoding 30S ribosomal protein S5, with translation MADELTKQAQNQEPTGEAQTSGPHGADGEGEVGGGRGGHGGRGGHGGGGRGGHGGGGRGGPAGRGGRGERGGRDRRDSGEIDDGGIEEAVVKVYRCATVVKGGRRFSFAALVVCGDRQGKLGVGYGKANEVPSAVDKASKAARRAMVPVKLDGTTIPHRIRSKYRASEVVMLPASKGTGIIAGAAVRSVLELAGVKDVLTKVYGSTNPKNLVKATFEGLLALRVKADVARLREVTLA, from the coding sequence ATGGCTGACGAGTTGACGAAACAGGCGCAGAACCAGGAGCCGACCGGTGAAGCCCAGACCAGTGGTCCGCATGGCGCGGACGGAGAAGGGGAAGTCGGCGGCGGACGGGGTGGACACGGGGGTCGGGGCGGGCACGGCGGCGGTGGTCGGGGCGGGCACGGCGGCGGTGGTCGTGGCGGTCCGGCGGGTCGTGGTGGCCGCGGCGAGCGTGGTGGCCGTGATCGCCGGGACAGCGGGGAGATCGACGACGGCGGGATCGAGGAAGCGGTGGTCAAGGTTTATCGTTGTGCCACCGTGGTCAAGGGCGGCCGGAGATTCAGTTTTGCCGCGTTGGTGGTCTGCGGTGATCGTCAGGGCAAGCTGGGCGTGGGCTACGGCAAGGCCAACGAAGTGCCCAGCGCGGTGGACAAGGCCAGCAAGGCCGCCCGACGGGCCATGGTGCCGGTGAAGCTAGACGGCACGACCATCCCGCATCGGATTCGCTCCAAGTATCGAGCGAGCGAGGTGGTCATGCTGCCGGCCAGCAAGGGAACGGGTATCATCGCCGGGGCTGCGGTCCGGTCGGTGCTCGAGTTGGCGGGCGTGAAGGACGTGCTCACCAAGGTGTACGGCTCGACCAATCCGAAGAATCTGGTCAAGGCCACGTTCGAGGGCCTGTTGGCTCTGCGGGTCAAGGCGGATGTCGCGCGGTTGCGTGAGGTGACGCTGGCTTGA
- a CDS encoding 50S ribosomal protein L18, translating to MNRTEQKKIRRLRRKMRVRKTIFGTSQRPRLTVFRSLQHIYAQLIDDVAGRTLLSASTKGKDLREGVGYGGNKKAAAAIGKTLGERAVAQGIKQAVLDRNGYKYHGRVEALAKAAREAGLKI from the coding sequence ATGAATAGAACCGAACAGAAGAAGATCCGCCGGTTACGCCGCAAGATGCGGGTGCGGAAGACGATTTTCGGCACCTCGCAGCGGCCCAGGCTGACCGTGTTCCGCAGCCTTCAGCACATTTACGCTCAGTTGATTGACGATGTCGCGGGTCGGACGCTGCTGTCGGCCAGCACCAAGGGCAAGGACCTCCGTGAGGGGGTCGGCTATGGCGGCAACAAGAAGGCGGCGGCCGCGATCGGCAAGACCCTCGGCGAGCGGGCCGTAGCCCAGGGCATCAAGCAAGCGGTACTCGATCGGAACGGTTACAAATACCACGGGCGCGTCGAGGCGTTGGCCAAGGCGGCTCGCGAGGCGGGGCTGAAGATTTAG